The window ctgATGTGGAAGGATACGTTTCAATACCAACTGGCCCACTTCAAATTTCTGGggacgcaccttcttgttgtatgctcttgccattctcttctgatacaattgaccatgacatactgttgccaatcttttttcatcaatcaaactcaactgctctagccgggttttgacccactcatcatcatcaatttcagcttcagCCACGATCTGAAGGGATGTAATCTCTACTTTCTTAGGTATAACTGCCTCAGTTCTATATACCAACAAATAAGGAGTCTCACCTACTGAGGTACGAACAGTAGTGCGATAACccagtaaagcaaaaggtaacttttcatgccattgcctggaaccgtgcaccatcttacgaagtatcttctttatgttcttgttagcGGCCTCAACAGCTCCGTTTGCCTTAGGACGATACAGAGTGGAGTTTCGATGTATAATCTTGAactgttggcatacctctttcatcaaatgactattgaggtTAGTAGCATTGTCTATGATGATTACCTTGGGAATTCCGAACTGGCAAATGATATTTGAATGAATAAAATCTACCATCGCCTTCTTGGTCAGGGACTTGAAAGTTACAActtcgacccacttggtaaagtaatcaatagccaccagaataaacctatgcTCGTTTGACACTGCCGGCTCAAtcggtccaatgacatccatgccccaagcaacaaagggccaaggtgtagaaattgtgtgtaactcggatggcggggaatgaatcaaatcaccaTGCACCTGGCATTGATGATATTTGCAAACAAAGTTGATGCAATCtcgttccatggtgagccaataataacctgctcgaagaatcttctttgccaagacatacccactcatatgcggtccgcaaactcCGGAATGCACTTCGGCCATGATGGTAGAAGCTTGTTTAGCATCTATGCACCTTAGTAGTCCTAGATCTGGAGTCCTCTTGTACAAgattcccccacttaagaaatATCCACTAGCCAGACatcgaatggttctcttttgatcacCTATGGCATGTACCGGATATACCCCCGACTTGATATATTCCTTGACATCATGGAACCAAGTCTCACTATCAGGTTCCTCCTCAACCACATTGCAATAGGCATGCTGATCACGTACTTGGATATGCAGAGGGTCGACGTAAGTCTTATCTGGATGGTGTAACATTGACTCTAGAGTAGCCAAAGCGTCGGCGatctcattatgaatcctgggaatatgcctgaattctactaacctgaatcgttgacaaagatcatatagacattgtcgatacggtatgagcttcaaatcccgagtctcccattctccctgaatctggtgaaccaacaagtcaaaatctcccaaaactaaTATTTCCTGAACTCCCATGTCTATAGCTAGCTTCAAAACCAGAATGCATGCCTCGTATTCAGCCATGTTGTTGGTGCAATAAAATCGAAGCTGAGCTGTTATGGGGTAGTAATGccttgtttcagaaatgagtacaACCCCTATTCTGACGCCTTTCATGttagcagctccatcaaagaaaaGTTTCCAACCTGGATTTTCATCATGATCATCCTCGtcaacatacatcacttcttcatcgggaaaataagtcttcagtggCTCATATTCTTCATCCACCGGATTCTCGGCCAAGTGGTCGGCCAAGGCTTGGGCTTTTATCGCGGTCCCAGTCATATAGATGATGTCAAACTTGgtgagtaaaatctgccactttgcaagtcttcctgtgggcataggcttctaaaagatatactttagaggatccatgcgagaaatgaggtaagtagtgtagggcgatagataatgcttcaacttttgtgccacccaagtcagggcgcaATATGTCCTctcaagaagagtatacttagcctcataaggagtgaacttcttgccgagataataaatggcttgctctttcttgcccgtgatgtcatgttgacccaacacacaaccaaaagaattatccaggACCGTCAAATAGAGAATTAAAGGTCTCATAGGTTCCGGAGGGACCAGCACATGTGAGTTTGACAGGTAtctcttgatcttatcaaatgcttcctgaCACTCGCCAATCCACTTAATCACAACATTCTTCTTCAGCAACCTAAAAATGGGCTCACAAGTCGTTgtgagttgagcaataaacctgctgatgtagtttaacctcCCGAGCAGGCTCATCATCTCAGTTTTATTCTTTGGCGGTGGTAATTCttggatggctttgatctttgatGGGTCCAACTCAATACCGCGTCGACTAACTATGAATCCCAGTAGTTTCCCGGAAGGGGCACCAAATGCACATTTCAccggattgagcttgaggttgtacccgctgagcctttggaaaaactttctcaagtCTCCGACATGGTCGGtctgcttctttgactttatgatcacgTCATCTACATACACCTCAATcttcttgtgtatcatgtcatgaaatacggtagtcattgccctcatgtaagtttccccggcattcttcaaaccaaatggcattacccggtagcaATATGTCCCCTATGGCATGATGAATGCTATCTTTTCTACGTCTTCTTCATCCATTAGGATCTGGTGATATCCCGcatagcaatccacaaaagacccGATCTCGTGCTTGGCACAATGGTCAATCAGAATGTGGATGttcggcaatggaaagttatTCTTTGGACTTGCCTTGTTGAGATCACGATAATTAACACATACCCtggtcttaccatccttctttggtgCTATCACaacattagctaaccaagtgggatatcgagtgacccgaatgaccttTGCGTCAATCTGCtttgtgacttcttctttgatcttcacactcatgtcagtcttgaactttcttaacttttgcttgacTGGAGGGAATGCCGGATCAGTTGGCAATTTATGAACTACCAGATCAGtgctcaaacccggcatgtcgtcatacgaccatgaaaaaacatctttatattcaaacagtgctttgattatttcttccttgatttgcggttccagatgcacacttatcttggtttccctGATATTATAttgatctcctaaattgattgcttTAGTTTCATTCAGATTAGGCTTGGGTTTTTCTTCAAAGTGATTTAGTTCTCTACTGATTTTCTGAAATGCTACTTCTTCATCATATTTAGTTTCATCATCATCACACTCTACTTCTTGGATTGTTATTTCAGAATTAAattggcttttaagatttggctgaaaattcctcatgcatgtcatgtcattgaaaccagcataaaaagaactgtacagaaaaagaaataaaaacaaaaatgaaacgctatcaggaataatggaaaacgggaaattgtatttcattgaaaataaaaggatagaagggtttgtacatcacaacaagaaaaaataaaaatctggattacaaccctggaataacccagatgacagaaaggaaaacaaagcaaactaccaaaactccttccggatggggagaggagtagctttccaattgctaagcttTACATTTGGCCCAACAAGATGCACATCGGCATTACTGGAACTTTCCCTGATTTCTACCATATTAACCTCATCAAATAgactctggaacctcttgatcagctcttcatcaaagtcgaccacatGTTTAAGGACCGCTGATATTGGGCGTTTTGCGATCCCTGACTTGACAAAAAACTTGGAGATGTGTGGAACAGGCTTAGGAAGTGACCATGCCTTCCTTTTCAAACTTTTAGCCCTTTTCACGTCCTTCCTTGTGAatgtgaatcccaaaccaaatgtaccgAAACTTTCACGTGGACACACCGGATACACAATACCCTACAGAGATGAACCCAGATCTTTGCCCGACAcaaaaccattcttcaacatttcatttgctaccatgacggACGCATAGGGTAGCTTCGGACCTGGAATGCATTCTCCCTCATGAATTTTCTCGACAGATACTATTTCGAATGTTTGGTAAacccaaggccctttatcatctttaacttcaataaatggaatagtcgtgtcattgtaagcagataagttctcatcaccgtgcacaactatttcctgcCTGTCCCATTCGAACTTTATCATTTGGTGCAGAGAAGACGGGATTGCCTTGGCAGCATGTATCCATGGCCTGCCCAACAATAAGTTATAGGAGACAAccacatctagcacttggaactccatagtgaactcaactGGCCCTATTGACAATTCGAGCATTATATCACCGACAGAATCTTTCCCTCCTCCGTCAAAACCTCGAACACATACATTGTTCATGTGGATCCTTTCAGTGTcgatcttcaacttttgcaaagtggacagagggAAAATATTTGCACTAGGACCGTTATCAACCAGTACTCTTGAGACAGCGGAATCCTCGCACTtcactgtgagataaagagctcggtTGTGTTTTGTACCCTccataggaagttcatcatctaagaaagtgatcatatttgcttcgaaaatcttgttggcaatcttttccaagtggttcaccgtgatcttatcaggaacatgggcctcattcaaaatcttcatcagggctttgcggtgttcatctgaatgtatcagcaaagacaaaagagagatctgagctggtATTTTCCTTAACTGTTCTATAATGGAATAGccttgcattttcatctttttcaggaacTCTTCAGCCTCTTCTTCGATGACCGGCTTCTTTACTGGGATGTGGCCATCCTTGAATGGCTTGGCTTTCCTCAGTTCCTCTGGGGTAAAACATCTTCCAGAACGAGTCAGCCCTCCGGTTTCATTGACTCcttcctctacttctttccctttatATGTTACTATCACCTGTTTGTAATTCCACGGGACGACCTTTGTGTCAACCATTGGTAACTGGGTCACTAGCTTAATAATAACGGGGGTAATATGAGCCCCTTCCACGATTATGATAGGCTTGCCCGGGACCCCTGGCATGACCACTTTTTGCTTTTCCTGGTTTGCTTCAACATCAATCGGAGGCCCTTGCACAACTAATACAGATGGTTTCACGTTTAGCGTGCTTAGCTTCTCCGACACCCCTTCAACTATCAAGGGCATTGCTTTTGCAGAATCTTGAGCTTTAACTCGATTACTTTCACTAGCCCGGATCATCATGACAAACTTGGAAGAATGCTTGGGTTCCCCAtccttatgaactatctcaatcatatgtgtctctgcatgggccgacaaaggattttggttgatgtttggcgcctccgggctctggaccacaatttgattcgtatcaataagctcttggatcgccctcttcaaatgccaacacttctctgtgtcgtgccctggggcatcagaacaatatgcgcatctaagggaataatcaaggttccttggaggtggatttggtgtctttggctcaatcggcctcaaaacgtccaactgcctcaacctttGAAACATACTGGTATACAactctccaagaggggtgaaggtttctttccACTGCTGCCTCTCTTTTCTATAATCCGGACTTGGTCGAAAGCTTGGACCAGTaatgttttggtatggttgtgggggtggataaggattttgtggagttggagcacGCCATTGAGGGTAAGGAGGGGGTTGCGCATATGACTGTGCGTGGTGAACATGATATTGGGGTGGTCTGACTGAATATTGAGGGTCTTGTTGTGGGAAATAATGTTGGGATGGATTGTATAGAGCTTGGGCGTAGGCTTGAGGTTGGGGTCGAGGttgggtgtactggtga is drawn from Nicotiana tomentosiformis chromosome 12, ASM39032v3, whole genome shotgun sequence and contains these coding sequences:
- the LOC138891438 gene encoding uncharacterized protein — encoded protein: MITFLDDELPMEGTKHNRALYLTVKCEDSAVSRVLVDNGPSANIFPLSTLQKLKIDTERIHMNNVCVRGFDGGGKDSVGDIMLELSIGPVEFTMEFQVLDVVVSYNLLLGRPWIHAAKAIPSSLHQMIKFEWDRQEIVVHGDENLSAYNDTTIPFIEVKDDKGPWVYQTFEIVSVEKIHEGECIPGPKLPYASVMGIVYPVCPRESFGTFGLGFTFTRKDVKRAKSLKRKAWSLPKPVPHISKFFVKSGIAKRPISAVLKHVVDFDEELIKRFQSLFDEVNMVEIRESSSNADVHLVGPNVKLSNWKATPLPIRKEFCSFYAGFNDMTCMRNFQPNLKSQFNSEITIQEVECDDDETKYDEEVAFQKISRELNHFEEKPKPNLNETKAINLGDQYNIRETKISVHLEPQIKEEIIKALFEYKDVFSWSYDDMPGLSTDLVVHKLPTDPAFPPVKQKLRKFKTDMSVKIKEEVTKQIDAKVIRVTRYPTWLANVVIAPKKDGKTRVCVNYRDLNKASPKNNFPLPNIHILIDHCAKHEIGSFVDCYAGYHQILMDEEDVEKIAFIMP